Proteins encoded by one window of Microbacterium testaceum:
- a CDS encoding alpha-L-arabinofuranosidase C-terminal domain-containing protein: MRRAGSLVAAAAVVLSGLVPAVAASAAPLPTPLASYDFAATTGTTVPDSSGHGHDAVIRGTGSSVDGDALSLPGGASGSSAAYVELPTGLFDGKSTVTVSAWLQDRTGAGNQAAMFFGTTENLPQQYWLLNPANPAGQVKSVLTDGPRIAQPWTLERGIAPTDGARGIPGPSATSEWALYTTVITPTSITAYLGGTKIGTVATSRSVAEFGSGLVAYIGRSSYPDRVWKGGVRDVAVFDSALSDDDVKALVAQGTPTNQQDVDTAAQALSIPDADDVRGNVTLPATGTNGTTVTWSSSNAQVVTPTGEVTRPATGSAAVTVKLTATIAKGSSQTTREIELIVQPKPAAQKLEGYFFPFFTGESTTTDEEISFATSRGDDPKNWLTLNDGKPVLTSDQGEKGIRDPFVMRSPDGDRFYMLSTDLNMFDLYNGDFGRAQEVGSRKLNVWQSDDLTTWSPLRQITVSSEFAGNTWAPEATWDADRGEYVVYWASNLYPSASTTGRKAADTYNRMMMVTTRDFVTFSEPQPWVDVKRGAGKGTIDATVVRDGDTYYRFIKDEASMTVRQERSSTLTATVTGSLPTTTSTPGWQLVKEQIGVGQPNPWGGTFTNGEGPTVFADNAEAGHWYMLIDQPSYHGGQGYMMFETRDIASGNWTSVLDATLPARPRHGTVLPISAAEQQRLLAAYPTDETADYSITADPSKDGAAIDDAMYGVFFEDINNAADGGLYAELVRNRSFEFLPVDNRGFTGMTAWTPVALGGGAGSAQPVNDDKRMNERNRTYLQLDLRNGAGTYGVENAGFDTGVALTKDETYDVSFWARTTATGGTPVSLVLRSADGTALSNPFTATVGGDGWVKYRGSVTATATTDAARVLVQAAGTGTLRLDEVSVFPRDTFMGRTNGLRKDVAQKIADLHPKFVRFPGGCIVNVNSHADYSAGSNYERARSYQWKDSVGPVETRATNANFWGYNQSLGLGYYEYFQFAEDIGATPVPDVPALLNGCGQALQATDPAQLQRHIQDTLDLIEFAKGDVTTTWGKLRADMGHPAPFALDRIEIGNEENYPEAFMANFVKFRDAIAAKYPDMILISNSGPDDTGAVFDQHWAQNRAQKVDMVDEHYYNDPSWFLSNNHRYDSYDRQGPKVWIGEYASLDNRFANALSEAAYMTGLERNADVVKMASYAPLLADTSSTQWRPDLIWFDRDQVWGSANYEVQKLFMSNVGDRVFPTTAGGDLASTDLAGAVGLSTWSTSARYDDVKVTTPDGKTLFSDDFADKNDDGWSKVSGAGSWSAADGSYVQSSTTANNTLVAGPALTATDYDVSLKATKLAGAEGFLVGFGVKGSADYLWWNLGGWGNTRSVVEKAVGGAKSIVADTGTPRVETGRTYDLRIQVRGARVTLFADGVQQGQFTNTAVEPFAQVMTTDDTNGDVILKVVNAQAKAAVTTVDLGGLTVLPTADVTTLQAAPTALNTATSTPVAPKTSQMPVSSTFTHSFEPYSVTFVRMHTRPADTTAPTVAVKTDPVSPDGAEGWYVSPPTITATATDDIDQAPRLEVSADGGNTWAMYTGAVTPAEGTSNVTFKATDASGNVSPFVAATVKVDRTAPTTTTTVDAAARTVTLAASDSGSGVARLEYRVGDAATWTTASGGQAVVSVGAGATTVSYRAVDVAGNISGTGSTAVGATAGDPTLSVSGDLVAGGVVTVSGTGWPANADGELELRSTPVQLGAVRTDAGGAFLVNVILPADTPAGAHRVIARIGGVEAAVGIEVRAAAGGAAPVVPAAPSAPAGSTPSPLAVTGGVVSGAALALGLLAVLVGAALKRRRRAIG; encoded by the coding sequence GTGCGACGCGCGGGCTCGCTCGTCGCGGCTGCGGCCGTCGTCCTGAGCGGCCTGGTCCCCGCCGTCGCCGCCTCGGCGGCGCCGCTGCCCACGCCGCTGGCGTCGTACGACTTCGCCGCGACGACCGGAACCACGGTCCCCGACTCCTCGGGGCACGGACACGACGCGGTCATCCGCGGCACCGGCTCGAGCGTCGACGGAGACGCCCTCTCGCTGCCGGGCGGAGCCTCGGGCTCCTCGGCCGCCTACGTCGAACTGCCCACGGGTCTCTTCGACGGCAAGAGCACCGTCACCGTCTCGGCCTGGCTGCAGGACCGCACCGGAGCGGGCAACCAGGCGGCGATGTTCTTCGGCACCACAGAGAACCTCCCCCAGCAGTACTGGCTGCTCAATCCCGCCAACCCGGCCGGTCAGGTCAAGTCGGTGCTGACGGACGGACCACGGATCGCGCAGCCCTGGACCCTCGAGCGGGGGATCGCGCCGACGGACGGAGCCCGCGGCATCCCGGGTCCCTCCGCCACCTCCGAGTGGGCGCTGTACACCACCGTGATCACCCCCACCTCGATCACCGCCTACCTCGGCGGCACCAAGATCGGCACGGTCGCCACCTCGCGATCGGTCGCCGAGTTCGGCTCGGGCCTGGTCGCCTACATCGGGCGCTCCTCGTACCCCGACCGCGTGTGGAAGGGCGGCGTCCGCGACGTCGCCGTCTTCGACAGCGCGCTCAGCGACGACGACGTCAAGGCGCTCGTCGCACAGGGCACCCCCACGAACCAGCAGGACGTGGACACCGCCGCGCAGGCCCTCTCGATCCCGGATGCCGATGACGTGCGCGGCAACGTGACGCTGCCCGCGACCGGGACGAACGGGACGACGGTGACCTGGTCGTCGTCGAACGCGCAGGTCGTGACCCCCACGGGCGAGGTCACCCGGCCCGCCACGGGATCCGCCGCCGTGACCGTGAAACTGACCGCCACGATCGCGAAGGGCTCCAGCCAGACCACTCGCGAGATCGAGCTCATCGTGCAGCCGAAGCCGGCGGCGCAGAAGCTCGAGGGCTACTTCTTCCCCTTCTTCACGGGCGAGAGCACCACCACCGACGAGGAGATCTCGTTCGCCACGAGCCGCGGGGACGACCCGAAGAACTGGCTCACCCTCAACGACGGCAAGCCCGTCCTCACGTCGGACCAGGGGGAGAAGGGCATCCGCGACCCGTTCGTCATGCGCTCGCCCGACGGGGACCGCTTCTACATGCTCTCCACCGACCTGAACATGTTCGACCTCTACAACGGCGACTTCGGCCGCGCGCAAGAGGTCGGCAGCCGCAAGCTCAACGTCTGGCAGTCCGACGACCTCACGACGTGGAGCCCCCTGCGCCAGATCACCGTCTCGAGCGAGTTCGCGGGCAACACCTGGGCGCCGGAGGCCACGTGGGACGCCGATCGCGGGGAGTACGTCGTCTACTGGGCCTCGAACCTCTACCCGAGCGCGTCCACCACGGGTCGCAAGGCGGCCGACACCTACAACCGCATGATGATGGTCACCACTCGCGACTTCGTCACCTTCAGCGAGCCGCAGCCCTGGGTCGACGTCAAGCGCGGCGCGGGCAAGGGCACCATCGACGCCACCGTCGTGCGCGACGGCGACACCTACTACCGCTTCATCAAGGACGAGGCGTCGATGACCGTGCGTCAGGAGCGCTCGAGCACGCTCACCGCCACGGTCACCGGATCGCTTCCGACCACGACGTCGACCCCCGGCTGGCAGCTCGTGAAGGAGCAGATCGGCGTCGGACAGCCCAACCCCTGGGGCGGCACGTTCACCAACGGCGAGGGTCCCACGGTGTTCGCCGACAACGCCGAGGCCGGTCACTGGTACATGCTCATCGACCAGCCGAGCTACCACGGCGGTCAGGGCTACATGATGTTCGAGACCCGCGACATCGCGTCGGGGAACTGGACCTCGGTTCTGGATGCCACCCTCCCGGCGCGCCCGCGCCACGGAACCGTCCTGCCGATCAGCGCGGCCGAGCAGCAGAGACTGCTCGCGGCGTATCCGACCGATGAGACCGCGGACTACTCGATCACTGCCGACCCGTCGAAGGACGGTGCCGCGATCGACGACGCGATGTACGGGGTGTTCTTCGAGGACATCAACAACGCCGCCGACGGCGGTCTGTACGCCGAGCTCGTGCGCAACCGCTCGTTCGAGTTCCTGCCCGTCGACAACCGGGGCTTCACGGGGATGACCGCGTGGACGCCGGTGGCCCTCGGCGGCGGCGCGGGCTCGGCGCAGCCGGTCAACGACGACAAGCGCATGAACGAACGCAACCGCACGTACCTGCAGCTCGACCTCCGCAACGGGGCCGGGACCTACGGCGTCGAGAACGCCGGCTTCGACACGGGTGTGGCCCTCACGAAAGACGAGACCTACGACGTGTCGTTCTGGGCGCGGACCACGGCGACCGGCGGAACCCCCGTCTCGCTCGTGCTGCGTTCGGCCGACGGCACCGCGCTGTCGAACCCGTTCACGGCGACCGTGGGCGGCGACGGCTGGGTGAAGTACCGCGGCTCCGTGACGGCGACGGCCACGACCGACGCGGCCCGCGTGCTCGTCCAGGCCGCCGGCACCGGGACGCTGCGCCTCGACGAGGTCTCGGTCTTCCCGCGCGACACCTTCATGGGCCGGACCAACGGTCTGCGCAAGGACGTCGCTCAGAAGATCGCCGACCTGCACCCGAAGTTCGTCCGCTTCCCGGGCGGGTGCATCGTCAACGTCAACAGCCACGCCGACTACTCGGCGGGCTCCAACTACGAGCGTGCGCGCTCGTACCAGTGGAAGGACAGCGTCGGCCCGGTCGAGACCCGTGCCACCAACGCCAACTTCTGGGGGTACAACCAGTCCCTCGGCCTCGGGTACTACGAGTACTTCCAGTTCGCCGAGGACATCGGCGCCACACCCGTCCCCGACGTCCCCGCGCTCCTGAACGGGTGCGGACAGGCGCTGCAGGCGACCGATCCGGCGCAGCTGCAGCGGCACATCCAGGACACGCTCGACCTCATCGAGTTCGCCAAGGGCGACGTGACCACGACCTGGGGGAAGCTTCGTGCCGACATGGGGCACCCCGCTCCCTTCGCCCTCGATCGCATCGAGATCGGCAACGAAGAGAACTACCCCGAGGCCTTCATGGCGAACTTCGTGAAGTTCCGGGATGCCATCGCCGCCAAGTACCCGGACATGATCCTGATCAGCAACTCGGGCCCGGACGACACCGGGGCGGTGTTCGATCAGCACTGGGCGCAGAACCGGGCCCAGAAGGTCGATATGGTCGACGAGCACTACTACAACGACCCGTCGTGGTTCCTCTCGAACAACCACCGGTACGACTCCTACGACCGTCAGGGTCCGAAGGTCTGGATCGGTGAGTACGCCTCGCTCGACAACCGCTTCGCCAACGCGCTGTCGGAGGCGGCGTACATGACCGGCCTGGAGCGCAACGCCGACGTGGTCAAGATGGCCTCGTACGCGCCGCTGCTCGCCGACACGAGCAGCACGCAGTGGCGGCCCGACCTGATCTGGTTCGATCGCGACCAGGTGTGGGGCTCGGCGAACTACGAGGTGCAGAAGCTCTTCATGAGCAACGTCGGCGACCGGGTCTTTCCGACCACGGCGGGCGGGGATCTGGCATCCACCGATCTCGCCGGCGCCGTCGGCCTGTCGACGTGGAGCACCTCGGCCCGGTACGACGACGTGAAGGTGACGACGCCCGACGGGAAGACGCTCTTCTCCGACGACTTCGCCGACAAGAACGACGACGGGTGGTCGAAGGTCTCGGGCGCCGGATCGTGGTCGGCCGCCGACGGCAGCTACGTGCAGTCCTCGACGACGGCGAACAACACGCTCGTCGCAGGCCCCGCACTGACCGCCACCGACTACGACGTCTCGCTCAAGGCCACGAAGCTCGCCGGCGCCGAGGGCTTCCTCGTCGGCTTCGGCGTGAAGGGGTCGGCCGACTACCTGTGGTGGAACCTCGGCGGGTGGGGCAACACCCGCAGCGTCGTGGAGAAGGCCGTGGGTGGGGCGAAGTCGATTGTCGCCGACACGGGCACCCCCCGCGTCGAGACCGGTCGGACCTACGACCTGCGCATCCAGGTGCGCGGCGCCCGGGTGACCCTCTTCGCCGACGGCGTGCAGCAGGGGCAGTTCACCAACACGGCGGTCGAACCGTTCGCGCAGGTCATGACGACGGACGACACCAACGGAGACGTGATCCTCAAGGTCGTCAACGCCCAGGCCAAGGCCGCGGTGACCACGGTGGATCTCGGTGGGCTCACCGTGCTCCCGACCGCGGACGTGACGACCCTGCAGGCGGCCCCGACGGCGCTGAACACGGCGACATCGACGCCCGTCGCGCCGAAGACCTCGCAGATGCCGGTCTCGAGCACCTTCACCCACTCGTTCGAGCCGTACTCGGTGACGTTCGTGCGGATGCACACGCGTCCGGCCGACACGACGGCGCCCACGGTGGCCGTGAAGACCGATCCGGTCTCGCCCGATGGAGCCGAGGGGTGGTACGTGTCCCCGCCGACGATCACGGCCACGGCGACCGACGACATCGACCAGGCACCGCGCCTCGAGGTCAGCGCCGACGGGGGGAACACCTGGGCGATGTACACCGGCGCGGTGACCCCGGCGGAGGGGACGTCGAACGTGACCTTCAAGGCCACTGACGCCTCGGGGAACGTCTCGCCCTTCGTCGCGGCGACGGTGAAGGTCGACCGCACGGCCCCGACGACGACCACGACGGTGGATGCCGCAGCCCGCACGGTCACGCTCGCCGCGAGCGACAGCGGGTCGGGAGTGGCGCGCCTGGAGTACCGCGTCGGCGACGCGGCGACCTGGACGACCGCGTCCGGAGGGCAGGCCGTTGTGAGCGTCGGTGCGGGCGCGACCACCGTGTCGTACCGGGCGGTCGATGTGGCTGGCAACATCAGCGGGACGGGATCGACCGCGGTCGGCGCGACCGCGGGAGACCCGACCCTGTCGGTCTCGGGCGACCTCGTCGCCGGGGGCGTCGTGACGGTGTCGGGAACGGGCTGGCCCGCGAACGCCGACGGGGAGCTCGAACTGCGCTCCACTCCGGTGCAGCTGGGCGCGGTCCGCACCGATGCCGGTGGGGCGTTCCTCGTGAACGTCATCCTCCCCGCGGACACCCCCGCGGGCGCGCACCGGGTGATCGCGCGTATCGGCGGGGTCGAGGCAGCGGTGGGTATCGAGGTCCGGGCCGCCGCGGGTGGCGCCGCCCCCGTCGTTCCCGCGGCTCCGAGTGCGCCGGCCGGTTCGACCCCGTCGCCGCTGGCGGTGACCGGTGGCGTGGTCTCGGGTGCGGCCCTCGCCCTCGGACTGCTCGCGGTGCTGGTCGGGGCGGCCCTGAAGCGCCGCCGCCGGGCGATCGGCTGA
- a CDS encoding DUF4209 domain-containing protein, giving the protein MAASLDVLARALTDHALSADLSEFPGSVADLLDKHNLARDRADALAERMRELASFAETEAARGYRDRAARWHEVAGNPDEVSVDRLAVVTSLITEAEGLDVGADAGSHPRSGYLYERAMKTLRMIPRKRRETLGVSELTTELGRRIRAAGAATLGTMGVFESESVDLSEARDHSIEAVSGKEALEALRAFVNLSSFSSLQDERDRAERLLAEHPLQTLFSNVHFARDGRVIHRSGGRGGEPIYGEDPATWRQMIQAYEIRVSLTVQGMLAPAWMALSNEHRLMLGDFVAITRGSSIVPSDRERLIAQALYYGYDGDFLTAAQLLAPQVENIVRLHLRNAGQQTSTMDRGVEQEIGLSALMGRDAVPEIFGEDIAFEIRALFCGPIGPNLRNDFAHGLVSDASVGSVHALYCWWFVLRLAFVPFWNRIHDTRTADSHEPAERDRQPAHENEAESEPGL; this is encoded by the coding sequence ATGGCTGCCAGCCTCGACGTTCTGGCGCGAGCCCTGACCGATCATGCGTTGAGCGCAGACCTCTCTGAGTTCCCCGGTTCGGTTGCGGATCTGCTCGACAAGCACAACCTCGCGCGCGATAGGGCGGACGCGTTAGCGGAGCGAATGCGCGAACTTGCTTCGTTCGCCGAAACGGAGGCAGCGCGGGGCTATCGCGACCGCGCTGCGAGGTGGCACGAGGTAGCTGGGAACCCCGATGAAGTCTCGGTTGACCGTCTGGCAGTTGTGACCAGCCTGATCACGGAGGCTGAGGGTCTCGATGTTGGAGCGGATGCCGGTTCGCACCCGCGCTCAGGGTACCTGTACGAACGAGCGATGAAGACGCTCCGCATGATTCCTCGGAAGCGGCGGGAGACGCTTGGGGTATCCGAGCTGACGACCGAGCTGGGCAGACGCATACGGGCGGCCGGCGCAGCAACACTGGGAACGATGGGGGTGTTCGAGTCAGAGTCGGTTGACCTATCAGAGGCGCGAGACCACAGTATTGAGGCCGTGAGTGGAAAAGAAGCTCTCGAAGCGCTGAGGGCGTTCGTCAACCTCTCGTCCTTCAGCTCTCTGCAGGACGAGCGCGACCGAGCCGAGCGACTGCTCGCGGAGCATCCGCTCCAAACTCTTTTCTCGAATGTTCACTTCGCGCGCGACGGCCGAGTGATACACCGATCGGGCGGGCGGGGCGGTGAGCCAATTTATGGCGAGGACCCGGCGACCTGGCGGCAGATGATCCAGGCGTACGAGATCAGGGTTTCTTTAACGGTTCAGGGAATGCTCGCGCCTGCGTGGATGGCGCTCAGCAACGAGCACCGTTTGATGCTCGGAGACTTTGTCGCGATCACGCGTGGAAGCTCGATTGTTCCGTCGGATAGGGAGCGGCTCATAGCGCAGGCGTTGTACTACGGATACGACGGCGACTTCCTCACCGCCGCGCAGCTACTCGCCCCGCAGGTCGAGAACATCGTGAGGCTGCACCTACGCAATGCCGGACAGCAGACGAGCACTATGGATCGAGGCGTGGAGCAAGAGATTGGCCTATCCGCCTTGATGGGCCGAGATGCCGTACCCGAGATTTTCGGGGAGGACATCGCGTTCGAGATCCGGGCGTTGTTCTGTGGCCCTATCGGACCGAATCTGCGGAACGACTTCGCGCACGGGCTCGTGAGCGACGCCTCGGTTGGCTCTGTGCACGCGCTCTATTGCTGGTGGTTCGTTCTCCGCCTGGCCTTCGTCCCGTTCTGGAATCGGATACACGACACACGGACCGCCGACAGCCACGAGCCTGCGGAACGCGACCGACAGCCTGCGCACGAAAATGAGGCGGAGAGCGAGCCAGGTCTCTGA
- a CDS encoding S1 family peptidase has product MGAAALGLFLTTAATAPALAQTPTSSPDAAVDGVDAQLLEAMAADLGTDVAGAQDVLRFQADAVGTADEVAAVSGDAFAGTWLDESTRTVYAAATTDAARAAAADAGAVPVAAEHSLDDLEAIAAKIESSPVPDVIPSWWIDVEANDLVVDVVAGGDQAAADFVATLDAPAGAVRLETGAQAPETFATIQGGVAYNINNQSRCSVGFAVQGGFVTAGHCGVAGDSTTYGTFQGSSFPGNDYAWVSTPNHTPVGSVSNYAGGSVAVKGSTAAAVGATVCRSGSTTGWHCGQIQGFNSTVRYAEGSVSGLIRTNVCAEPGDSGGSLLAGNQAQGVTSGGSGNCSTGGTTYFQPVNEILQTYGLRLLTS; this is encoded by the coding sequence GTGGGCGCAGCCGCCCTCGGCCTGTTCCTGACCACCGCCGCCACCGCCCCCGCGCTGGCGCAGACCCCCACGTCGTCGCCCGACGCGGCCGTCGACGGAGTCGACGCGCAGCTGCTCGAGGCGATGGCCGCCGACCTCGGCACTGACGTCGCCGGCGCGCAGGACGTCCTGCGTTTCCAGGCCGATGCCGTCGGCACGGCAGACGAGGTCGCCGCCGTCTCGGGCGACGCCTTCGCGGGCACGTGGCTCGATGAGTCCACGCGCACGGTGTACGCCGCGGCGACCACCGACGCCGCTCGCGCCGCCGCCGCCGATGCGGGCGCCGTGCCCGTCGCCGCGGAGCACTCCCTCGACGATCTCGAGGCGATCGCCGCGAAGATCGAGTCGAGCCCCGTGCCCGACGTCATCCCCTCGTGGTGGATTGACGTCGAGGCGAACGACCTCGTCGTCGATGTGGTCGCCGGCGGCGATCAGGCCGCCGCCGACTTCGTCGCCACGCTCGACGCCCCCGCGGGCGCCGTCCGTCTCGAGACCGGAGCCCAAGCCCCCGAGACGTTCGCGACGATCCAGGGCGGTGTCGCCTACAACATCAACAACCAGAGCCGCTGCTCCGTGGGCTTCGCGGTGCAGGGCGGGTTCGTCACCGCCGGCCACTGCGGCGTCGCGGGCGACAGCACCACCTACGGCACCTTCCAGGGTTCGTCGTTCCCCGGCAACGACTACGCCTGGGTGAGCACGCCCAACCACACCCCGGTCGGATCGGTGTCCAACTACGCGGGTGGCAGCGTCGCCGTGAAGGGCTCGACCGCGGCCGCGGTCGGCGCGACCGTCTGCCGCTCGGGCTCCACCACCGGCTGGCACTGCGGCCAGATCCAGGGCTTCAACTCCACGGTGCGCTACGCCGAGGGGTCGGTCTCGGGCCTGATCCGCACGAACGTCTGCGCTGAGCCGGGCGACTCCGGCGGTTCGCTCCTCGCGGGCAACCAGGCCCAGGGCGTCACCTCCGGAGGCTCGGGCAACTGCTCGACCGGCGGAACGACGTACTTCCAGCCCGTGAACGAGATCCTGCAGACCTACGGCCTGCGCCTGCTCACGAGCTGA
- a CDS encoding aldehyde dehydrogenase family protein has product MPDPPAGADEADADPPGADDAPETASIAARVRRALAAAELPGPAARVARRGVEGDPAILRERVGDDAADPGLTQAVLGIAREAAASGDTSALGPDVQQMLFGGQSFVDTAVFSARESAELAGGAPGFRNVADTDPTVPADRAWAVAVLGRVSDSTAGDATAAAGRVDDEAGLDAVIDRVRTAAEPWGALAAADRAAVLQSAARSLEQRRAEVIEVLASEGGALLSEADAEVSQAVDAAAYYAATAKELDRVPGAVFVPDRVSVVAPRWNAPVGLCAAETLAALVAGSGVVLTPSPRARRAGAVVAEALWAAGVPRDLLAYVDLNEDASGRALIAHPGVDRVLLAGARTTAERFAAWRPALPVQAFTAGRNVAIVAPSADLDAAVTDIVSGAFARAGQAATAVSLVILVGAVGRSSRFTEQLKDAVSSLRVGPSDDPLSDIGPLVEEPAGEVRRALTVLGDGERWLVEPRELDLGPETAGRFWSPGVRTGVTAGSHLTRAAVAAPVLGILHAPTVTRAIELQNAIGSGFVAGLHTRDEADLDLWLDSVEAAVLRVNRPSTGAVIQREPLGGWGEASAGDGAMSGGPNRLVTLGSWRPSTGGASSSTLHLRGLDSRITALIEAAQPTLSYEAFDWLRRGALADAVAWDREFGRVRDVSRLGVERNLRRYRPVDVAVRATADAAWQAVLRVLVAAVRSGSTFSLSTPVGLPAAVRHLLGESGVAVSVESDAEWLQRLAGGIPDAAADDADTLVTAPRPGRLRLVGPADTVAALRTAVAETVGGDVSLTVYANEVTTAGRLELLPFLREQAVSIGAFRFGAVDAWSAAVI; this is encoded by the coding sequence GTGCCCGATCCGCCCGCCGGCGCAGACGAAGCGGACGCCGACCCCCCGGGTGCCGACGATGCACCCGAAACCGCGTCGATCGCGGCCCGGGTGCGTCGCGCTCTCGCCGCCGCCGAGCTCCCCGGGCCCGCCGCGCGCGTCGCACGGCGCGGAGTCGAGGGCGATCCGGCGATCCTGCGGGAACGCGTGGGCGACGACGCCGCCGACCCCGGGCTCACGCAGGCGGTGCTGGGCATCGCGCGAGAGGCTGCGGCATCCGGAGACACCTCCGCGCTGGGACCGGACGTGCAGCAGATGCTCTTCGGCGGCCAGTCGTTCGTCGACACGGCCGTGTTCTCGGCCCGCGAGAGCGCCGAGCTCGCCGGAGGCGCCCCCGGGTTCCGCAACGTCGCCGACACCGATCCGACCGTGCCCGCCGACCGCGCCTGGGCGGTCGCCGTCCTGGGCCGCGTGTCCGACTCGACCGCCGGCGACGCCACCGCCGCCGCCGGGCGCGTCGACGACGAGGCGGGACTCGACGCGGTGATCGACCGCGTGCGCACCGCCGCCGAGCCGTGGGGTGCGCTCGCCGCCGCGGACCGCGCCGCCGTCCTGCAGTCGGCCGCGCGCAGCCTCGAGCAGCGCCGCGCCGAGGTGATCGAAGTGCTCGCCTCGGAGGGAGGGGCGTTGCTCTCCGAAGCCGACGCCGAAGTGAGCCAGGCGGTGGATGCCGCCGCCTATTACGCGGCGACGGCGAAAGAACTCGACCGCGTCCCCGGGGCGGTGTTCGTGCCCGATCGGGTGAGCGTGGTCGCCCCCCGATGGAACGCCCCCGTCGGCCTCTGCGCCGCCGAGACGCTGGCCGCTCTCGTCGCGGGGTCCGGAGTGGTGCTGACGCCCTCGCCGCGCGCTCGTCGTGCCGGAGCCGTCGTGGCCGAGGCGCTGTGGGCCGCGGGAGTACCGCGCGACCTGCTCGCCTACGTCGACCTCAACGAAGACGCGTCCGGGCGGGCCCTGATCGCGCACCCCGGCGTCGACCGTGTGCTGCTCGCCGGCGCGCGCACCACCGCCGAACGCTTCGCCGCGTGGCGCCCCGCGCTGCCCGTGCAGGCGTTCACGGCCGGACGGAACGTCGCGATCGTCGCCCCCTCGGCCGACCTCGACGCCGCCGTGACCGACATCGTGAGCGGCGCCTTCGCGCGCGCCGGTCAGGCCGCCACGGCCGTGTCGCTCGTGATCCTCGTGGGCGCCGTCGGGCGGTCCTCGCGCTTCACCGAGCAGCTGAAGGATGCCGTCTCGTCGCTGCGCGTGGGGCCGTCCGACGACCCGCTGTCCGACATCGGCCCGCTCGTCGAAGAACCCGCGGGAGAGGTGCGGCGCGCCCTGACCGTCCTCGGTGACGGCGAGCGGTGGCTCGTGGAGCCGCGAGAGCTCGACCTCGGGCCCGAGACGGCCGGCCGGTTCTGGTCGCCCGGCGTCCGCACGGGCGTCACCGCCGGCTCCCACCTGACCCGGGCCGCGGTCGCGGCGCCGGTGCTCGGCATCCTGCACGCTCCCACCGTCACCCGCGCGATCGAGTTGCAGAACGCGATCGGATCGGGGTTCGTGGCGGGCCTCCATACCCGCGATGAGGCCGACCTCGACCTCTGGCTCGACAGCGTCGAGGCGGCCGTCCTGCGGGTGAACCGCCCCTCGACCGGAGCGGTGATCCAGCGCGAGCCGCTCGGCGGCTGGGGCGAGGCGTCCGCCGGCGACGGCGCCATGTCGGGCGGGCCGAACCGCCTCGTGACCCTCGGCTCGTGGCGCCCCTCGACGGGCGGGGCGTCGTCGTCGACCCTGCACCTGCGCGGCCTCGACTCGCGGATCACGGCGCTCATCGAGGCGGCCCAGCCCACCCTGTCGTACGAGGCGTTCGACTGGCTCCGTCGCGGAGCGCTCGCCGACGCCGTCGCGTGGGACCGCGAGTTCGGTCGCGTGCGAGACGTCTCGCGCCTGGGCGTCGAGCGCAACCTCCGTCGCTACCGGCCGGTCGACGTGGCCGTGCGTGCGACCGCCGACGCCGCGTGGCAGGCGGTCCTGCGCGTCCTCGTCGCCGCCGTCCGGTCGGGGTCGACCTTCAGCCTCAGTACGCCGGTGGGTCTGCCCGCGGCGGTCCGGCACCTGCTGGGCGAGAGCGGTGTCGCCGTGTCGGTCGAGAGCGATGCCGAGTGGCTGCAGCGCCTGGCGGGTGGCATCCCGGATGCCGCCGCCGACGACGCCGACACCCTCGTCACGGCCCCGCGACCGGGTCGCCTGCGCCTGGTCGGACCGGCCGACACGGTCGCCGCCCTGCGCACGGCCGTCGCCGAGACGGTCGGCGGGGACGTCTCGCTCACCGTGTACGCGAACGAGGTGACCACCGCGGGTCGCCTCGAGCTGCTGCCGTTCCTGCGGGAGCAGGCGGTGTCGATCGGGGCGTTCCGCTTCGGCGCGGTCGACGCGTGGAGTGCCGCGGTCATCTGA